CAATCCCACGAAGTCGTATCGATACAGATTCAGCCCGAACAGGACGCCGCAGCCGACGTCGTCTATGCCGCCGTCCATCGCCCTATCCATTGCTTCGGTGTGCCACGCGTAGTTGCTTTTGGGACCGGTCGGGTGCAGCCGCTCGTATGCTTCTTTGTTATACGTTTCCTGAAACAGAATGTACGTTCCGATTCCGGCGTCTTTGAGCATTTTATACTCCGAAACGGTGGTGGCCGCGATGTTTACGTTTACCCGGCGGATGGCGCCGTTTTTGTGTTTGATGGAGTAAATGGTGTCGATGCTTTCCAGAACGTATTCGATGGGATTCATCGTCGGATGTTCGCCTGCTTCCAGTGCCAGCCGCTTGTGTCCCATATCCTGCAGCGCGGTAACTTCTTTTCTGATTTCATCTTGAGTGAGCTTTTTGCGCGGAATGTGTTTGTTTACCGCGTGATACGGGCAGTACGTGCAGCCGTTCACGCAGTAATTGGAGAGATACAGCGGCGCAAAAAGAACGATCCGGTTGCCGTAGAGTTTCCGTTTGATAGTTTGCGCCACATCGCTCATCCGCCGGTTCAAATCCGGCAGATCGCATTCCAAAAGGACGGCGGCTTCCCGATGGGTAAGTCCTTTGCAGTCTTTTGCCCGCTCGAGCAATTTTTCAACGAGTGATCTGTCGCTTTTGTGTTCCCGCGCCCATTGCAGGGTGTCGAGAATTTCTTCATGATTGATAAAGTCCGCGGCGTGAGCCGATTTTACGTTATACATAGTTTCCGATTCCTTTGTCGATGTGATAGCCGATTGCCGATACTGTACGGTTCAATTCGTCCAACGCGGCGGCGTTTTCGGCTCCCGTACACTTTTTGTTCCGGTAAATTTCATAGCGTCCTTTTTCCGCTTCCGGCGTGAGGTTCGGCATGACTACGTTCGCGCCGTGCAGAATGCCGAGCTGTCTGCCGTCGGGACGGATAGTTGCCAGTGCCGTCGTCGCCGGCAGCAGCACCCGCTTAAACCGGATGCGGATGAGCGAAAGCAGAAAAAGGGTGAGTTCAAGTCGTTCGGTTTCCGGCGGTGTGTCCGGATACAGTCCGAGCGGCGTGTGCGGATGCGGGATAAACGGTCCGATACCTATCATGTGGGGCTGTAAATCTTCCAGAAAGCGCATATCTTCCGCAAGGTGCGCCGGCGTCTGTTTCGGCGTTCCCACCATAAAGCCCGCGCCCGTCTGGTACCCCAGCGATTTCAGGTTGTACAGGCATTGCTGCCGGTACGCCGCCGTGCGTCCGTTTCGGACGTCGCGCGGTGCGCCGTGCAGGAACGCGTAATGTGTCGGGTTCGCGCTTTCGTGGCGCAGCAGATACCGGTCGGCGCCGGAGCG
This sequence is a window from Treponema brennaborense DSM 12168. Protein-coding genes within it:
- the hydG gene encoding [FeFe] hydrogenase H-cluster radical SAM maturase HydG, whose amino-acid sequence is MYNVKSAHAADFINHEEILDTLQWAREHKSDRSLVEKLLERAKDCKGLTHREAAVLLECDLPDLNRRMSDVAQTIKRKLYGNRIVLFAPLYLSNYCVNGCTYCPYHAVNKHIPRKKLTQDEIRKEVTALQDMGHKRLALEAGEHPTMNPIEYVLESIDTIYSIKHKNGAIRRVNVNIAATTVSEYKMLKDAGIGTYILFQETYNKEAYERLHPTGPKSNYAWHTEAMDRAMDGGIDDVGCGVLFGLNLYRYDFVGLLMHAEHLEAAKGVGPHTISVPRIRPADDIDPAAFSNAIDDETFAKIVTVIRIAVPYTGMIVSTRESRQTREKILQLGVSQISGGSRTSVGGYAEDVRSGDSENDTAQFDVNDTRTLDEIVRWLLQLNYVPSFCTACYRAGRTGDRFMALVKSGQIANCCHPNALMTLKEYLEDYALPETKLWGERCIRNELPHIPDPKIRAAAQRHLQEEENGQRDFRF
- the hydE gene encoding [FeFe] hydrogenase H-cluster radical SAM maturase HydE, producing MHGPTGKLLDSLVAGGTFTPELFLSLFENRHTSARALRQKAAEIRQREFGKGIFIRGLIEISNCCRNDCLYCGIRYGNDTVERYRLTDAQILDSCRRGYALGFRTFVLQGGEDEAFHPERISRLIRTIKTAHPDCALTLSLGEYPKEVYAEWKRSGADRYLLRHESANPTHYAFLHGAPRDVRNGRTAAYRQQCLYNLKSLGYQTGAGFMVGTPKQTPAHLAEDMRFLEDLQPHMIGIGPFIPHPHTPLGLYPDTPPETERLELTLFLLSLIRIRFKRVLLPATTALATIRPDGRQLGILHGANVVMPNLTPEAEKGRYEIYRNKKCTGAENAAALDELNRTVSAIGYHIDKGIGNYV